TGATAAAAGGCTATGCCGAGAGTCGCCCAGATCAGGGCGATGACCCCTTCACCGATCATTGTCCCGTAAAAGAGCTTACGCCCGTCACGCTCGTTGCCGACACAGCGGGCCATCAACGGCGACTGGGTGGCGTGAAAACCACTGACCGCGCCACAGGCGATAGTGATGAACATCAGCGGCCACATCGGTAACCCCTTGGGATGCAGGTTGGCCAGGGTCATCTGCGGGAACAGATCATACCCCTGATAGAGCAGAGCGCTGGTCAGGCCGACAGCCATGAAGATCAGGATCGCGCCGAACAGCGGATAGATGCGGCCGATGATCTGGTTGATCGGCAGAATGGTTGCCAGGAAATAGTAGCCGAAGATGAGAACAACCCAGACCGGCACCGACAGCGGCGAAAGCTTGGCCAGCAGACCCGCCGGGCCGACGACAAAGACCACCCCGACCAGCAGCAGCAGGATAATGGAGAAGACACGCATGAACTGCTTGAAGCCGTTGCCGAGCTGATAACCGACCACGTCGGGGATACTCTTGCCGCCATGGCGGATCGAGAGCATCCCGGAGAAATAGTCATGCACAGCGCCGCCGAAGATGCAGCCGAAGACAATCCACAAGAGGGCGGCAGGACCGTAGAGCGCGCCGAGGATCGGGCCGAAGATCGGGCCGAGTCCGGCAATATTGAGCAGCTGAATCAGGTAGATTTTGCGCGGCGACATCTCGACATAATCGACGCCGTCGGCCATGGTTTTTGCCGGGGTCAAACGGTTCGGTTGCGGGCCGAAGGCGCGGTCGACAATCTTGCCGTAGACGAAGTAGCCGACGATCAGGGCGGCCACGCAGGAAAAGAAATACAACATAAAAAAACCTCCATCCGTTTGAGTTTGGCCAAAAGTAAGCATTTCTTCGGTCAAATAAAATAGCGGATGGGGTCAACGGTCGGATCTCGAAAGTGACCGGCGGTCTGGAGCAGGTGACAGGTTTTAAGGGGGAAGAATCAAGACAAGCTGGCGATCCCTAGAGCTCGAAGGTCTCCTTCAATGGCCTGACGTAGCGTCGGCTGACCGGCAGCTGGCGACCGGAGCGGGTCTGAATTTCGGCGAGCCCCCCTTCCAGAAAACGGATCTCGTCGATGAGCGCGGGGTTGATCAGATACTGCTTGTGACAAGGCACCAGGCTGGTGCGGGCGGCCAGGGTCTTGAGGGTCAGATCGGTAAAAAACTCCCCCTCAGCGGTCACCAGGTAAACCCCGCCGAAATCGGAGCGCACGTATTCTACGCTCTGCGGGTCGATCAACTTGACACGGTTGGCCAGGCAGCAGGGGATCCGTTTCAGCTCCGCCTGCGGATAAGAAACGGCGCGGCCGCCGGCATCCTCCTGCTTCAGCTTGTCGATGGTCTTGCGCAGGCGCTCGGGATCGACCGGTTTCAGCAGGTAGTCGAGGGCCTGCTCCTCGAAGGCTTTGACCGCGTACTGATCGTAAGCGGTGACAAACACGACGCGCGGCAGATGCTTTTCATCCAGCATGCTGAGCAATTCAAAACCATTTAAGACCGGCATATCGACGTCCAGAAACAGCACCTGCGGTTTCTCCCGGTTGATCAGGCGCAAAGCTTCCATGACGTTGCTGCAGCTGCCGACAATTTCGAAGCTGGCGCTCGCTTCCAGCAGCCGCTGCAGCTCCTTGCGCGCATGGCTCTCATCATCCACGATCAGGGCACGCATCATAACTCTCCCCCTTCGGGCAACGGGATCCGCACCATGACCCGGGTGTACTGCTGCGGCACGCAGGAGACCTCGATGCCGCAGTCCGCCCCGAACAGGTTTTTGATCCGCTTATCGACAATATTCATCCCCAGCCCTTCGCCGCAGGGCTTGTCGCCGTAGGTGCCGGCATCATCCTCGATCATGAGTTCAGCATGCCCGGCGACCCGCTGAACCGAGATTGTCACCTGGCCGCCTTCCAGCACCTGCGAGATCCCATGCTTGATCGCGTTTTCGATCAACGGCTGCAGGGTGAAGGTCGGGATCTGCAGCGTCCAGAGCGCGGGATCGATCCGGGTGATCACCTTGAGCCGCTCCTCGAAGCGCGCCTCTTCGATCATCAGGTAGGAGTGAACATGCTCCATCTCCTCCTTGAGACTGACCAGCTCGCCCGAACGCATCAGGTTTTTGCGGAAGAAGTTAGAGAGCTGCAGCTGCAGCTCGCAGGCGCGCTGTGCATCGCTGCGGGTGATGGATATGATGGTGTTCAAGGCATTGAACAGAAAATGCGGGTTGACCTGGGCCTGCACCAGCTTCAGTTCGGATTGGACGAGCAGATTCTTCTGCTCGGCGTAGCGCGCCCGCAACAGCTGATCCGAGAGCAGATTGGCCAGCCCCTCACCGAGGGAACGATTGAGGTTGAGAAACAGCTTGCTCTTCGGTTCAAACAGGATGATGGTGCCGATCACCTCCTGCTCGACGTGCAACGGCACCACCAGTTCGGAACCGAGGGGACAACCGGCCAGACGGGTACAGCTGAAGGGGATGTTGAAACCATCGGCATAGCATACCTGATTGCTCTGGATCGCCCGCAGGGTATATTCCGAGACGAGCGCCAGTCCCGGCAGATGATGATCGGCCCCCAGACCTGAAAAAGCTAAAATCCGTTCGCGATCGGTGATGCAGACGGCCCCCACCTGGGTCTCCTGATGGATAATCTGGACCAGTTGCCGGGCGCTCTCCGGGTTGAACCCGGAGCTCAGGATCTCCAAGGTGCGATCGGCGACCTTGAGCGCGCGGGCCGAGAAGTGAGCCCCAAAGCGATCATAGGCGTTGCGCTGATCGCGAATAATGCTGATGAACAGCGCGGCCCCGGCGGAATTGGCAAGCATCATCGGCAGAGCGATGGTCTTGACCAGTCCCAGCGCCTGATCGAAGGGTTTGGCCAGCAGCAGAATAATCACCATCTGCATTGCTTCGGCGTAAAAGGTGGCACCCAGGGCGACTAAGGGGAGGTAGATCTGCTCCTGACGGCCGCGGCGCACCAGATAAAGATGCACCAGCCCGCCGATCAATCCTTCGACGGTTGTCGATATCCCGCAGGCCTCGGCAGTAAAACCGCCGAGCAGATAACGGTGCAGGCCTCCGGTCAGGCCGGTTGCAACTCCCAGTAGCGGGCCGCCAATCAGCCCCGCCAGCACCGGCCCGATGGCCCGCGTATTCGCGATGGCATCCTGGATCGGCAGACCGAAATAGGTCCCGAGAATCGAAAAGGAAGAAAAGATCAAGTAGAGCAAAAACTTATGCTTGAAGCGCAGATGCTCGCTGGTCAGCGGTCGAAAGGCCGGAGACTTGGTGAACAGGTAAGCGATAACCAGGAAGATAGACATCTGCTGGAGCAGATGAAAAATCAGGTTCATCCGTTTGTGACCCTTCTTTTTGCTGGGGAGAATATCAGCGCACTATTGTAGCAGACTTAAATCTATTTCTGTGCCCTCTTGACGAAAGCACCAATCCCACCCCTCACACATTCCCTTGTTAAAATTATCCCCGCCGTTAAACCGTCGCAATGGTATTATGCATGTTCACCTTGAGGATTTCGCAAATGAAAGACCTTCTCCCGTTTGACATTGCACCCCAGCCTGACGAAATCACCTGCGGTCCGACCTGTCTGCAGGCCATCTATCAATATTATACGGACCCGATCGGGCTGACCCAGACCATTGACGAAGTGCCGATGCTCGAAGGGGGCGGGACCCTGGCGGTGCTCCTCGCCTGTCACGCCCTGCAGCGCGGCTATCGTGCAACCATCTACACCTACAAATTGCAGATCTTCGATCCGACCTGGATCGATCTGCCCAGAGAGGTTCTGGTTGATAAGCTTCTCGCCCAGGCGGCCTTCAAAAACGATCCCAAAATCCAGGTGGCAACCGACGCCTATCTCAAATTTATCGCCCTCGGCGGGCAGCTGAAGGCACAGGACCTGAACGGTAGCCTGATCCGCGGCTTTCTGAAACAGGGCACGCCGATCATCGCCGGGCTGTCGGCGACCTTCCTCTACCGCAGCGCTCGCGAATTCGGCCCCAATTGTGACTACGACGATGTGCGGGGAGAGCCATCCGGCCACTTTGTCGTGCTGCATGGCTATGATCGTGAAGCGCGAACCGTGCATGTCGCAGATCCGCTCCAGAGCAACCCCATGACCGGAACCCGCAAATACACCGCCAGCATCGACCGGGTGATCAATGCTATCCTGCTCGGAGTGCTGACCTACGATGCCAACCTGCTGATCATTCAGCCTGCCAAGGAGAAAAAATCACATGCCCAGGCCCACCCTGATCGTCGTCGATGACCCAGCCCAGTGGCCCCTGGATATTCCCGGTGTCGAACGGGTGCCAGCCCGTTCCTACCTGACCGATCCCCGCTATCTTGAATTGAAGGGCGCGGAAGTTTACAACCTCTGCCGTTCCTATCGTTACCAGAGTATCGGTTACTATGTTTCGCTTTTGGCAGCAGCCCGCGGCCACAAACCGAGCCCGAGCGTAACCGCCGTGCAGGACCTGAAATCCCAGACCATCATGCGCATCGCCTCGGATGACCTACAGGCGTTGATTCAGAAGAGCCTCGAGACGATCCAGTCTAAGGAGTTTGTGCTCAGCATCTACTTCGGACGCAACGTCGCCAAACGCCACGACCGGTTGGCCGCACAGCTCTTCACCCTGTTCCAGGCGCCGCTGTTGCGCGCCAATTTCGTAATCGGTGAGAAGAGCGGCAAATGGTCACTGTCCAACCTGAGAGCGATCAGCGCCAGCGACATCCCGCCCGAGCATCAGCCGTTTGTACTCGAAGTCGCACAGGAATACTTCTCCGGCAAGCGCCGCCGCATCGCCAAAAAAACCGGTAAGCGCTACGACCTGGCGATTCTGACGAATCCGGCTGACCCCGAACCGCCGTCTGATGAAAAGGCGCTGAAACGTTTCGTGCGCGCCGCTGAAACCGTCGGTTTCTCGACTGAATTCATCACCCGCGACGATTTTGCCAAACTCGGTGAGTTCGACGCCCTGCTCATCCGCGAGACGACCAGCGTCAACCACCACACCTACCGCTTCGCGCGCAAGGCGGTAGCCGAAGGGCTGGTGGCGATTGATGATCCGGAGTCGATCCTCAAGTGCACCAACAAGGTTTTCTTGGCCGAGTTGATGGAGCACAACAATATCCCGGCCCCCAAGACGCTCATCGTCCATCGTGACAACCGCGATCAGGTCGCCGAAAAACTCGGCCTGCCGGTAGTCTTGAAACAACCGGACAGCTCCTTTTCGCAGGGGGTGGTCAAGGTCAGCGCGCTGGCGGAGCTGAAACCGACGATCAACAAAATGCTCGAAAAATCCGATCTTATCATCGCCCAGGAATATCTGCCGACCGACTTCGACTGGCGGATCGGGGTCTTTGACCGGCAGCCGATCTACGCCTGCCGTTACTACATGGCCAAGGGACACTGGCAGATCCTTAAACGCGACAACAACGGAGTCAAGAACGACGAGGGGCGCTACGACACGCTTCCGGTCGAGCATGTCCCAGGTGCGGTCATCAAGCTGGCGTTGAAAATCTGCAACCTGATCGGTGACGGCCTCTACGGGGTCGACCTGAAACAGTCGGGGAGCAAGGTCTACGTCATCGAGGTCAACGACAACCCGAACCTCGACGCCGGGGTCGAAGATCAGGTGCTCAAGGATGAACTCTACCTGCGGATCATGCGCGTCATGTTTCGGCGGGTAGAGAAACGCAAGGAAGGATTCACGGCATGAGTGAACGGGCGCCGCTACACCTCTTCGAAGGCTACGGCATCGAGCTTGAGTACATGATCGTCGACCGCGATTCCCTGGCGGTCAAACCGGTCACCGACCGGGTGCTGCAGCAGGTTTCCGGGGAGATCGTCAACGAGATCGAGCGCGGTCCGCTGTGCTGGTCAAACGAACTGGTGCTGCATGTCATCGAGCTGAAGACCAACGGCCCGGCCCCTGGCCTCAAGGGCCTTGCCGCGCAGTTCCAGAGCGGGATCGCGCAGGTCAATGAACAGTTGGCAGGGCTTAACGCGCGTCTGCTCGGCACCGCGATGCACCCCTGGATGGAGCCGCACCGCGAAACCGTCCTCTGGCCGCACGAGAACAGTCCGATCTATGACGCCTACAACCGGATCTTCGGCTGTCAGGGGCACGGCTGGTCCAACCTGCAGAGCATGCACATCAACCTGCCCTTCTCAGGTGATGCCGAATTCGGGCGACTGCATGCCGCTATCCGCCTGGTCCTGCCGCTATTGCCGGCGCTGGCCGCCAGTTCGCCGATCGTTTCAGGCGAGGCGACCGGCCTGCTCGACAACCGGCTGGAGTTCTATCGCAACAACCAGAAGATGATCCCCGAAATTGCCGGGCAGGTCATCCCCGAAGCGGTCTTCACCCGCGCGGACTATGAGGACCAGATTCTGGCGGCGACCTACCGCGCGATCGCCCCGCATGATCCACAGAATGTGCTGCAGGAGGAATGGCTCAACTCAAGGGGCGCGATTGCTCGCTTCGAACGCAGCGCCATCGAGATTCGTCTCCTCGATATTCAGGAATGCCCCATGGCCGATCTGGCGATTGCCGCTCTGACCATCGCTCTGATTCGGGCGCTGTGCAAGGAGTGCTGGATCGGGCTTCATCACCAGCAGGAGATCGCGGTCGCGCCGCTCGCCGAACTCTTTAAAAGAACCCTGCAGGGGGGTGGCGATGATCTGATCGACGTGCCGGACTATCTGTCCTGCTTCGGAGTCCTTGAAGAGCGGATCAGCGTCGCCGATCTCTGGCGGCGAATCTACGAACAGCTGGAAAGCGACATCCCCATGGAATACCGCGCAGCGCTGGAGGTGATTCTGCACACTGGCCCGCTGGCCGGACGGATCCTGCAGGCGTTGCCGCAAGGGTTCAGCCAGGCGGAGCTTGCAGCTGTCTACCGCCAGCTGGCGGATTGTCTGCACCAGGGGGTAATGTTTCATGGCTGAACCGCGCTGGAGGCTGCTGCTCAGCTGTGAACACGGCGGCAATCTGGTCCCGGAACCCTACCAGGGGTTGTTCGCCGGACAGGAGGCGCTGCTGAAAACACACCGGGGTTACGACATCGGCATTGAACCTTTTGCCCGCCGACTGGCAGCCGAGCTTAAGGCCCCGCTCCAGCTGACGCTTGTCAGCCGCCTGCTGATCGAACTCAACCGCTCCCCCGGTCACCCGGCGCTCTTCTCCGAGTTCACTCGCAATCTCAACCCCGCTGAACGCGAGGCGCTGCTGAAACAGCACTACCGTCCTTATCGGGCTGCAATCATGCAGCAGATCGAGCAGCTGCTGGCCAGTCATTGCCGAGTCTGTCATGTCTCACTGCACAGCTTCACCCCGGAACTGCATGGTGAACTGCGCAATGCCGATATCGGCCTGCTTTACGACCCGCAACGACCGCTGGAGAAACAGTTCTGCCTGAACTGGCAGAAGCAGATTGAAAAGCACAAGGACAGCTGGCGGGTGCGGCGCAACTATCCCTACCGCGGCGCCGCCGACGGCCTGATCACCCAACTACGCCGCCGCTTCCCGGCGGAGAGCTACCTCGGCTTCGAATTGGAGTTGAACCAGTGCTGGCCACTACAGGGTGGAGAGCGCTGGGAAGCGTTGCAGGTCTTGATTGGTGAAACCCTCCTCGCGGCCATCAAACAATAAAATATCTATAAAACAGCGAGTTAGCTAAAAAAGTGCGGCATTCATGATAAACTGTGACCAACAGGTAGCGACCGCCGCAGGCCTGAACCTGAGATGTTGAAAGTTGTTGGGTACAAAACAACAACGTCCGGGAAAGGAGAAATTTTATGGGACGCAAATATGTCGATTGCCGAGAACTTTCGGGTGACGCTCATTGTTCCACAACCATTGCTGCGGAAAATGATAAGGAACTGATGCAGGCCGCACTTAAACATGCCATCAATGTGCACGGATTGGCTAACACTGCCGAATTACGCAAGCAGATCAGCTCCCACTTCAAAGAAGGTAACCCGCCGCTGTGATGCCATCTGGCAGGCTGAGTTTAAGGGACACCCCTTGCGGAGTGTCCCTTTTTTGTATTCAGAAAAGATCAGCCGATGATCAGACCAACGCTCACTAGGCCAGGTGTGCGTATTGCTGAAATTCAGTGTCGTATCCTCTGGCAACGCTGACCAGTTGAGAGCGGTTGCTGACATTCATCCGCTTAAAAATTCTGCTGACATGCGCCTTAATGGTGTGCTCACTCAAGCAGAGTTTTTCTCCAATCTCACGATTTTTGTCGCCTAAGGTAATCAACTGAATAATTTTCTTGTCCTGCTCACTCAAACTTCTGACGCCGCCATTCTCAGTCATCGCGCCATTACGGCCCAGCAGTGATTTTAGATGTTTCTGATCGATCCAGATCTCACCTTCGTGAACGACCTTGAGTGCCTTATGAAACATTTCGATGCTGGCGTCTGGAGAGATAATCCCTTGAATTTTATGACAAACCAGCAGACAGGCAATCTCCTGGTCTTTCAATCCGGTATCCAGTAGAACCGTTTTGGCTTCCGGGTAGGAGAGCTGAAGGGCATGAAAATCCTGGTTGGCATCGAACAACAAAATATCCGGCGCCAGCGAAGAGTCCTTGCTGTGGAAATGAGAAAATGCCTTGTTCTGCGGATTTTCTGAAGTGATTTTATACAGACCCTCACCCAAAATATTATTGCTGACGGCGATCAAGACATTGATCTGTTCGTGGTCAGTCCTCATGACAGCTAGCCTCCTGATTTTAGCGGAGTTGGAAGAGCTCTAAAGCTGGTCGGGTGCGATACGTCGCACCCGACCACAAAATTTAGAGGCCTGCCATCGGTTCCTCAACCGGATCATGAATAATGCTGTGAATAAAAACAATCACGCGCCGGACATCATCTGCATGCTGCACAAATGCTGCGATATTGCTGGCCGGCTCATCGCCTTCCCCTCTGACACCGACTTCACCGTCAAGCACCCGGGTCCAGACGAAGTCGTCCTGAGCGATGTATGGGCAGACATCCTCTGACCGTTCTACAAAGTTAACCGGAACACCCGCAAAATCGATCACCGGGTCAGACGTCGGATCAGACATCGGGCCATAGTCAGCCATCGGGCAATGTGAAACGTCGGAGAAGTCCGCGTATCCATTCACAAGATGAGCGATCCCGGTCGGTTGTCCCTGGGAACCGTCGCCATATTTCAGATAGCCCATACCGTGCTCATTCAGCACCTCATCCGCCAAGGTGATTGCGAGGGTGAAGGTCTCTTTGGTCCCTTCAAGGTTCACCGTCACCGGCACTTCCAGGGTGCCTGATTTCATCAACGCACCATAAATGGCCAGATTCTCGAGCGGTGAATCGATGGCGGCATCCACCCGGACTGTATCCAGATAATTTCCCTCAGCGTCATAAACCTCTTTCTCGGTCGTCAGCACAATCCGCCCGGCCAGATCGCGTTTGATCCCCACCGCGGCATTGATCCGGTTGACCACCTCGTAGAGATGACGATCCATCATGCCCGGATTGTTGAGCGAGGAGCGGACACAATTCAGCCGACCCATCTCGACTTCCATGACGTAGTCCTCATAGCCGAGCAGTGGAGTGCACTTGAACTGCCCGTCCTGATATTCCTCGAGCACCATTGGCACCGTATCGCTGGGAGTGGTCAGCGGATTGCCGGCTTCATCAAGAACAGGCACGCCGTCTTCATCCAGAACCGGCAACTCGAGTGGTTGCGAGGCGAGCGGCTGGACACAACCCAGAGTTTCGTCAAGCAAAGGCACACCGTTAGCGTCGCGCTTAAGAACCCAGAGATCCCCATAAAGATCTTTGGCCTCCAGCGGACCCAGTTGATTGATGCCCATGAGGGTATTGATAAAGACCGTTGCATCTATACTCACCGGAACTTCCTTGCCCGATGCGGCCCCGAGAGCGGCCGCTGCGGTTTCTAGCATCAGGTGCCGGTCATACTGGCCTTTCATGATTTCGGGCATCATGCCATGGCCCGGATAACGTACCAGGATCTCTCCATCCCATGTCGGGGCGATCCCGTCATTCGGTGCATCCTGAATGATGCTATGAATAACCACGATCATCTTGCGCGCATCATCGGCATGCTTGGCAAAGCCGCGAATATTTTCACCCTGATATAAATCTTCGGCAAAAAACCGCTGCCACACATCCTCGCGTTGATCCGTGTAGGTGCACCCTCCGCCCGAAGGATCAGCTTCGGGGTGAAACTGCACATAAGCCATGGGGTGTCCGTGGTAGTCATCTTTGGTGGAGTGGGTCACGCCCGACAGGTCGGCGTAGCCATTGATCAAACCGACCCCTCGCTCGCGCCCCGGAGTGCCATCACGCAAATAGGACAACGCGCCCAGATACAGATCTGGCCGGATCTCCAGCCAGGGCGCCGGCAGGAGCTGCCCCTCTTCACCAATCTTCTGGATGCCGTAGCCGGCCAGGCGACCTTCAACCATCAGCGCCCGGTAAAGGGCCAGGTTTTCACGGGGCGAGTCGATAGGCGACTGGACAAGTTCGGTGCCGATGACCTCCCCCTGTTCGTTGATCAGATCCTGCTCGCCGATCAGAACCAGTCTGCCGGACAGGTCAGTCCTGACTGCGATCGAACTGTTGATATTGTTGATTGCCTCTTCCAAAGCCCGAGCCATGTTGTCCGGATTTTTTACCGAAGAGCGGATCATGTTCAAGCGCCCCATTTCAACCGGTATGGTGAAATCTTCGTATCCCTCGACTACCGTGCATTTATATTCACCATCCTTGTACTCCTCAAGGAGCATCGGGACCGTGTCACTGAAATAATAGAGTGCCTCGCCCTGTTCATCGAACATCTGATTTCCGTCATTATCCAGCTGCGGTAACTCGATCGGTTCCGACGCAATCGGCTGCTCGCATCCGATTGCGTCCAACACTGGCGCACCGTTGTCATCTCTGAGCGTGACCCACAGATCACCGTAAAGGCAGCCCATCTCTGTCTCCGAGCTGGAAGCTGCAGCCGGAACGACCGTCAGGTCAAGCTGGTTGATCCCAAAGACCGTGTTAACGAAGACCACCTGCTCAATCCCGATCGGATTCTCTTTACCGGTTGCCGCCGCCAGAAATGACGCCGCAGAGTCAAGAATTGCGGGGTCAAGCTGTGCCTCGGGTACCGGGCCGGGGACCGGGTCAGTTACCGGGTCAGTTACCGGGTCAGTTACCGGGTCAGTTACCGGGTCAGTTACCGGGTCGGTTACCGGGTCGGTTACCGGGTCGGTTACCGGGTCGGTTACCTGCGGTTGATCTAGCGGCAACGCAGTCGTGTTAGTCTCCCCACATCCCTGAAGGCCGATGACCGACAAGACAATAAAGACCCAGCCAAATCTTCTCCATACTCGCAACAACATACCCTGCCTCCTTTCGTTGATATGCCAACGCCAGAGCAACAGAATCGGGACATTCATATTTTTGGAAATCGCACTCTCTGTACCCGATTTGAGTATTGCCACTCAACGCCGCATCAACTTGCGTTTAATACCCAAAACCCAGACAGCCTTCACCATGGTCAGTCAATTATTGACCCTTTCCGGTACCTTGCAATTAGACGAAAGGATGATTTAACGGACCATTTACGCGATCAAAAAGGCTCAGAAGAAAGGATGATAAAAATTAGGGAAGGATGCTTTCATAGGGAAAAAGGATGAGGAAGGGGAAGCGGACTAATAGGTTATTTTTCGCCCATAGCACGGCCTGTACTCTGCTGGCGACATCGATTTTACGAAAAATATTTTGCAGGTGGGTTTTTACGGTGTGGGTGCTGATGCATAACTGCTCAGCTATGGCCTTGTTGGAAGCCCCTGTGGACAGGAAATGCAGGATTTCTATTTCGCGCGCAGACATGGAATGCTTAACTGGTTCCGACTGCCCGTTCCCGGCGTAGCTCTCCAGCAGGCATTCGGAGAGCAGACCTCGTGAAACCCAGAGCTCC
Above is a genomic segment from Geopsychrobacter electrodiphilus DSM 16401 containing:
- a CDS encoding carbon starvation CstA family protein, with protein sequence MLYFFSCVAALIVGYFVYGKIVDRAFGPQPNRLTPAKTMADGVDYVEMSPRKIYLIQLLNIAGLGPIFGPILGALYGPAALLWIVFGCIFGGAVHDYFSGMLSIRHGGKSIPDVVGYQLGNGFKQFMRVFSIILLLLVGVVFVVGPAGLLAKLSPLSVPVWVVLIFGYYFLATILPINQIIGRIYPLFGAILIFMAVGLTSALLYQGYDLFPQMTLANLHPKGLPMWPLMFITIACGAVSGFHATQSPLMARCVGNERDGRKLFYGTMIGEGVIALIWATLGIAFYHGSDALGVALSHGGPAAVVNEISTTLLGPIGGLMAIIGVIILPISSGDTAFRSARLIIADTFNFEQKSMAKRLLLAIPLFIVGIIISQAEFGVIWRYFGWANQTLATIVLWAGAAYMIRHGRNHWIGTIPATFMTAVAATYLAYAKIGFGLSLQVASVVGLLVAAASFAAFMIRFSGCEIESDELQAEAE
- the btsR gene encoding two-component system response regulator BtsR, whose amino-acid sequence is MMRALIVDDESHARKELQRLLEASASFEIVGSCSNVMEALRLINREKPQVLFLDVDMPVLNGFELLSMLDEKHLPRVVFVTAYDQYAVKAFEEQALDYLLKPVDPERLRKTIDKLKQEDAGGRAVSYPQAELKRIPCCLANRVKLIDPQSVEYVRSDFGGVYLVTAEGEFFTDLTLKTLAARTSLVPCHKQYLINPALIDEIRFLEGGLAEIQTRSGRQLPVSRRYVRPLKETFEL
- a CDS encoding sensor histidine kinase, producing MNLIFHLLQQMSIFLVIAYLFTKSPAFRPLTSEHLRFKHKFLLYLIFSSFSILGTYFGLPIQDAIANTRAIGPVLAGLIGGPLLGVATGLTGGLHRYLLGGFTAEACGISTTVEGLIGGLVHLYLVRRGRQEQIYLPLVALGATFYAEAMQMVIILLLAKPFDQALGLVKTIALPMMLANSAGAALFISIIRDQRNAYDRFGAHFSARALKVADRTLEILSSGFNPESARQLVQIIHQETQVGAVCITDRERILAFSGLGADHHLPGLALVSEYTLRAIQSNQVCYADGFNIPFSCTRLAGCPLGSELVVPLHVEQEVIGTIILFEPKSKLFLNLNRSLGEGLANLLSDQLLRARYAEQKNLLVQSELKLVQAQVNPHFLFNALNTIISITRSDAQRACELQLQLSNFFRKNLMRSGELVSLKEEMEHVHSYLMIEEARFEERLKVITRIDPALWTLQIPTFTLQPLIENAIKHGISQVLEGGQVTISVQRVAGHAELMIEDDAGTYGDKPCGEGLGMNIVDKRIKNLFGADCGIEVSCVPQQYTRVMVRIPLPEGGEL
- a CDS encoding C39 family peptidase, whose translation is MKDLLPFDIAPQPDEITCGPTCLQAIYQYYTDPIGLTQTIDEVPMLEGGGTLAVLLACHALQRGYRATIYTYKLQIFDPTWIDLPREVLVDKLLAQAAFKNDPKIQVATDAYLKFIALGGQLKAQDLNGSLIRGFLKQGTPIIAGLSATFLYRSAREFGPNCDYDDVRGEPSGHFVVLHGYDREARTVHVADPLQSNPMTGTRKYTASIDRVINAILLGVLTYDANLLIIQPAKEKKSHAQAHPDRRR
- a CDS encoding RimK family alpha-L-glutamate ligase, encoding MPRPTLIVVDDPAQWPLDIPGVERVPARSYLTDPRYLELKGAEVYNLCRSYRYQSIGYYVSLLAAARGHKPSPSVTAVQDLKSQTIMRIASDDLQALIQKSLETIQSKEFVLSIYFGRNVAKRHDRLAAQLFTLFQAPLLRANFVIGEKSGKWSLSNLRAISASDIPPEHQPFVLEVAQEYFSGKRRRIAKKTGKRYDLAILTNPADPEPPSDEKALKRFVRAAETVGFSTEFITRDDFAKLGEFDALLIRETTSVNHHTYRFARKAVAEGLVAIDDPESILKCTNKVFLAELMEHNNIPAPKTLIVHRDNRDQVAEKLGLPVVLKQPDSSFSQGVVKVSALAELKPTINKMLEKSDLIIAQEYLPTDFDWRIGVFDRQPIYACRYYMAKGHWQILKRDNNGVKNDEGRYDTLPVEHVPGAVIKLALKICNLIGDGLYGVDLKQSGSKVYVIEVNDNPNLDAGVEDQVLKDELYLRIMRVMFRRVEKRKEGFTA
- a CDS encoding carboxylate-amine ligase; the protein is MSERAPLHLFEGYGIELEYMIVDRDSLAVKPVTDRVLQQVSGEIVNEIERGPLCWSNELVLHVIELKTNGPAPGLKGLAAQFQSGIAQVNEQLAGLNARLLGTAMHPWMEPHRETVLWPHENSPIYDAYNRIFGCQGHGWSNLQSMHINLPFSGDAEFGRLHAAIRLVLPLLPALAASSPIVSGEATGLLDNRLEFYRNNQKMIPEIAGQVIPEAVFTRADYEDQILAATYRAIAPHDPQNVLQEEWLNSRGAIARFERSAIEIRLLDIQECPMADLAIAALTIALIRALCKECWIGLHHQQEIAVAPLAELFKRTLQGGGDDLIDVPDYLSCFGVLEERISVADLWRRIYEQLESDIPMEYRAALEVILHTGPLAGRILQALPQGFSQAELAAVYRQLADCLHQGVMFHG
- a CDS encoding N-formylglutamate amidohydrolase, with amino-acid sequence MAEPRWRLLLSCEHGGNLVPEPYQGLFAGQEALLKTHRGYDIGIEPFARRLAAELKAPLQLTLVSRLLIELNRSPGHPALFSEFTRNLNPAEREALLKQHYRPYRAAIMQQIEQLLASHCRVCHVSLHSFTPELHGELRNADIGLLYDPQRPLEKQFCLNWQKQIEKHKDSWRVRRNYPYRGAADGLITQLRRRFPAESYLGFELELNQCWPLQGGERWEALQVLIGETLLAAIKQ
- a CDS encoding DUF1059 domain-containing protein — protein: MGRKYVDCRELSGDAHCSTTIAAENDKELMQAALKHAINVHGLANTAELRKQISSHFKEGNPPL
- a CDS encoding response regulator transcription factor codes for the protein MRTDHEQINVLIAVSNNILGEGLYKITSENPQNKAFSHFHSKDSSLAPDILLFDANQDFHALQLSYPEAKTVLLDTGLKDQEIACLLVCHKIQGIISPDASIEMFHKALKVVHEGEIWIDQKHLKSLLGRNGAMTENGGVRSLSEQDKKIIQLITLGDKNREIGEKLCLSEHTIKAHVSRIFKRMNVSNRSQLVSVARGYDTEFQQYAHLA